A region from the Hippoglossus hippoglossus isolate fHipHip1 chromosome 16, fHipHip1.pri, whole genome shotgun sequence genome encodes:
- the glipr2l gene encoding GLI pathogenesis-related 2, like — MGKSASKQFAGELLQCHNEYRNKHQAPPLKMSSKLSREAARYAESLASTRILKHSVESSRGSCGENLAWASYDQSGKDVTDRWYDEVKQYTFSRPGFSSGTGHFTAMVWKNTKKLGVGKSTASDGSSFVVARYFPAGNITNQGHFENNVLPAKTATS; from the exons ATGGGAAAGTCAG CCTCCAAGCAGTTTGCAGGGGAGCTTCTGCAGTGCCACAACGAGTACAGGAACAAGCACCAGGCTCCTCCGCTGAAGATGAGCTCGAAGTTGAGCAGAGAGGCTGCCCG TTATGCTGAAAGTCTGGCGAGCACACGGATCCTGAAGCACAGCGTGGAGTCCAGCAGAGGGAGTTGTGGAGAGAACCTGGCGTGGGCATCCTATGACCAATCAG GGAAGGATGTGACAGATCGCTGGTATGATGAAGTGAAACAGTACACTTTCAGCCGTCCTGGATTCTCCTCTGGAACAG GTCATTTCACAGCAATGGTGTGGAAGAACACTAAAAAGCTGGGTGTGGGTAAGTCCACTGCATCCGACGGTTCTTCCTTCGTGGTGGCGAGATACTTCCCAGCTGGGAACATCACAAACCAGGGACACTTTGAAAACAACGTTCTCCCGGCTAAAACCGCCACTTCATAA